From Cecembia calidifontis, one genomic window encodes:
- a CDS encoding RNA polymerase sigma factor has protein sequence MLFRKTFTTEQEIIKACLKNDRKAQEQLYQTYSRKFLAICIRYVKDRELAEDVLMEGFMKIFEKLPQFESKGSFEGWMKRIIVTQSLLTLRNSRHLNMEVVQVETHLEVQENSYELNHLEAADLMELIQELPVGYRTVFNLYAVEGYSHSEIGDLLGITESTSKSQLNRARNLLKQKIADIQTKERRING, from the coding sequence ATGCTATTTAGAAAAACTTTTACCACGGAACAGGAGATCATCAAAGCCTGCTTGAAAAATGACCGAAAGGCTCAGGAGCAGCTTTATCAAACCTATTCCAGAAAGTTTTTAGCCATCTGTATCCGTTATGTAAAAGACCGGGAGTTGGCGGAAGATGTGCTGATGGAAGGCTTTATGAAGATCTTTGAAAAATTGCCCCAATTCGAGTCCAAGGGGAGTTTTGAAGGATGGATGAAACGGATCATAGTAACCCAATCCCTCTTGACATTAAGGAACTCCCGCCACTTAAACATGGAAGTTGTACAAGTGGAAACCCATTTGGAAGTACAGGAAAACAGTTATGAGCTGAACCATTTGGAAGCTGCTGACTTGATGGAACTGATCCAGGAATTACCGGTAGGGTACAGAACTGTTTTCAACCTTTATGCGGTGGAAGGATATAGTCATTCAGAGATTGGGGATCTGTTGGGAATTACGGAATCAACTTCCAAATCCCAACTCAATAGAGCAAGAAATTTATTGAAACAAAAAATAGCCGATATACAAACCAAAGAAAGGAGGATCAATGGCTAA
- a CDS encoding diaminopropionate ammonia-lyase, whose amino-acid sequence MSNKSFYINQPDFILPGNTTVSILKEKDALGFHRSLEEYQPTPLIPLPDLAQQLGVGMVYVKDESKRFGLNAFKGLGASFAIHQIIQENPQVEVFCTATDGNHGKAVAWAAKKFGKKSVVFVPSDTTLNRIKAIEKEGATVIQLNKNYDDTCAHAEEASKLNNWELVQDTAWEGYETIPALIMAGYLTHFREMENEVHTLGLPEVDVVFLQVGVGSWAGAAAFYYMQRYGSQSPLLVTVEPEGSSGLLDSFKKQERTIPENPAHTIMAGLSCGIPSISGWSLLKNAVSIAVSIPDERATEAMRLLYHPKGKDQRVISGESGAAGFAGLLAILQDSRFEPVKKHLRLGPQSRILVFNTEGDTDQERFKRIIS is encoded by the coding sequence ATGTCCAATAAATCCTTTTACATCAACCAGCCCGATTTCATCCTTCCTGGTAATACTACAGTTTCCATCTTGAAGGAAAAAGATGCCCTTGGGTTCCACCGGTCATTAGAAGAATATCAGCCAACCCCATTGATTCCTTTGCCGGATTTAGCACAACAATTAGGAGTTGGAATGGTCTATGTAAAAGATGAATCCAAGAGGTTTGGTCTAAACGCCTTCAAAGGACTAGGGGCTTCCTTTGCCATCCATCAAATAATTCAGGAAAACCCTCAAGTGGAGGTCTTTTGTACAGCAACAGACGGCAATCATGGAAAGGCTGTGGCCTGGGCCGCCAAAAAATTTGGAAAAAAATCAGTGGTGTTTGTTCCCTCAGATACGACTTTAAACCGCATCAAAGCCATAGAGAAAGAAGGAGCCACCGTAATTCAGCTGAATAAAAATTACGATGACACCTGTGCCCATGCGGAAGAGGCCAGCAAATTGAACAATTGGGAATTGGTACAGGATACTGCTTGGGAGGGATATGAGACTATCCCGGCATTAATCATGGCTGGATACCTGACCCATTTTAGAGAAATGGAAAATGAGGTACACACTTTGGGATTGCCTGAAGTGGATGTTGTTTTTCTCCAGGTTGGAGTGGGCAGTTGGGCCGGAGCGGCAGCCTTTTATTACATGCAGAGATATGGTTCCCAAAGTCCTCTCTTGGTAACGGTAGAACCAGAGGGTTCTTCAGGTCTTCTTGATTCCTTTAAAAAACAGGAAAGAACAATCCCGGAAAACCCAGCACATACTATCATGGCAGGACTGAGTTGTGGAATCCCTTCAATTTCAGGCTGGAGTCTTCTGAAAAATGCAGTAAGCATAGCTGTTAGCATTCCAGATGAACGGGCTACAGAGGCCATGCGCTTATTGTATCATCCAAAAGGAAAGGACCAAAGGGTTATTTCCGGGGAATCCGGAGCCGCCGGGTTTGCCGGATTGTTGGCCATCCTGCAGGATTCCCGATTTGAACCCGTCAAAAAGCATCTCAGATTGGGGCCCCAGAGCCGGATATTGGTATTCAATACAGAAGGAGATACAGATCAGGAAAGATTCAAAAGGATCATTTCCTGA
- a CDS encoding acetate/propionate family kinase, with product MKILVLNSGSSSLKYQLFEMPNEQPICSGLVDRIGLEQSTITHKNFKSGKEEKFLIEAPIPNHESGLLQVTELLKDPEKGSISDNSEIEAIGHRVVHGGEQFASTTLITEEVKAKIKELFALAPLHNPPNYLGITVAERVFPKAKQVAVFDTAFHQTMPPLAYRFALPKSMYTELGIRAYGFHGTSHQYVSKKAISYLNNPKAKIITIHLGNGCSMTAIDSGKSIDTSMGLGPMAGLIMGTRAGDIDPSIIFHLINERGYTAQEVNDILNKKSGLLGLSGFSDMRDVKNAIKEGNQDAALAYELYAYRIQKYLGAYIAVLKGLDAIVFTAGIGENDPDMREAVCRGMEFFGINLDPVLNSQKSQSIREVNFKDSQVKIFVIPTNEELEIGKQAYELVRK from the coding sequence ATGAAAATACTTGTACTGAATTCAGGAAGTAGCTCTTTGAAATACCAGCTTTTTGAGATGCCAAATGAGCAACCGATTTGTTCGGGTTTGGTGGACAGGATAGGTCTTGAGCAATCGACCATTACCCATAAAAACTTTAAATCAGGCAAAGAGGAAAAATTCCTGATCGAAGCTCCCATACCCAATCATGAATCCGGACTCCTTCAGGTCACCGAACTCCTTAAAGACCCTGAAAAAGGGTCGATTTCCGACAATTCCGAAATTGAAGCCATAGGTCACCGGGTAGTCCATGGTGGCGAGCAATTTGCATCTACCACTTTGATAACTGAAGAAGTTAAGGCCAAAATCAAAGAACTTTTTGCGCTGGCTCCTCTTCACAATCCCCCAAATTATTTGGGGATTACTGTAGCTGAACGTGTATTTCCAAAAGCCAAGCAAGTAGCCGTTTTTGATACTGCCTTTCACCAGACAATGCCTCCACTGGCTTACCGATTTGCCTTACCCAAGTCCATGTACACGGAACTTGGTATCAGGGCATATGGATTCCACGGTACCAGTCATCAATACGTCTCCAAAAAGGCCATTTCCTACCTGAACAATCCCAAGGCTAAAATCATCACCATCCACCTCGGAAATGGGTGCAGTATGACTGCCATTGATTCAGGGAAATCTATCGATACCAGTATGGGTCTGGGCCCCATGGCAGGACTGATCATGGGTACAAGGGCAGGTGACATTGACCCTTCCATTATTTTTCACCTTATCAATGAAAGGGGATATACAGCTCAGGAAGTCAATGACATTTTGAATAAGAAAAGCGGACTCTTAGGGCTTTCCGGATTCAGTGACATGAGGGATGTCAAAAATGCAATTAAAGAAGGGAATCAGGACGCTGCCTTGGCCTATGAACTATATGCTTATCGCATTCAAAAATACCTGGGAGCCTATATTGCTGTACTCAAAGGCCTGGATGCCATAGTATTCACAGCAGGAATCGGTGAAAATGATCCGGATATGCGGGAGGCTGTCTGCAGAGGAATGGAATTTTTCGGCATTAACTTAGATCCTGTGCTCAACAGCCAAAAAAGCCAATCCATAAGGGAAGTTAACTTCAAAGATTCACAGGTCAAAATATTTGTCATTCCCACCAATGAAGAATTGGAAATTGGCAAACAAGCCTATGAACTGGTCAGGAAATGA
- the pta gene encoding phosphate acetyltransferase, which produces METKKSIFIATAQPYSGKSTVALGIVDMLLAKTQKVGYFKPIINEKPEVKRDAQIDTLIEYFKLPIQYEKAYAYTREEANLLAESGLQGEIIDTIISKYKKLEEAYDFTIIEGSDFLGEGTAFEFDANATIAKNLGTPVMIVTSGAGKTVQQITNAVNVTINNFLERKVKVLGVVVNKVEADELEVVKSQLKAHLKKDILVTVIPNIIELKSPSMKEVKELLNAEVLFGKEYLSNRADHFIFGAMQIGNFLNHIKQNVLIVTPGDRADIIMASLQANLSKNYPKISGIVLTGGFEIADSVLRLMEGSNISVPILRVEEPSFYAATKVAGIHSKITPDNPDKIHVAINTFRKFMDMEALEKEIAAFRPVGMTPRMFQYQLVSWAKSKKKHIVLPEGKDERILKAADRLVRQGIVNITLLGDVNEISESIARLGLCINQENCQIINPQESFYYDDYVNTLYELRKGKNMPLEVARDLMTDVAYYGTMMVYKGHADGMVSGAIHTTAHTIRPALQFIKTKPGISLVSSVFFMCLPDRVTIFGDCAININPTAEELAEIAISSADTSTKFGIEPRVAMLSYSSGDSGTGEDVEKVRKATEIVKSRRPDIKVEGPIQYDAAVDPDTGKQKMPGSEVAGNASVLIFPDLNTGNNTYKAVQRETGAIAIGPILQGLNKPVNDLSRGCTVDDIFNTVVITAIQAQED; this is translated from the coding sequence ATGGAAACCAAGAAGAGTATTTTTATAGCTACCGCACAGCCTTATTCTGGCAAATCTACCGTAGCATTGGGAATCGTAGATATGCTTTTAGCCAAAACCCAGAAAGTTGGATACTTCAAGCCCATCATCAATGAAAAACCGGAAGTAAAAAGAGATGCGCAGATTGATACTTTGATCGAGTATTTCAAGCTTCCCATTCAATATGAAAAAGCCTATGCCTACACCAGAGAAGAAGCCAATCTGTTGGCAGAGTCTGGTTTGCAGGGGGAAATTATTGATACCATCATCAGCAAATACAAGAAACTGGAAGAAGCATATGACTTCACTATCATTGAAGGAAGTGATTTTTTAGGCGAGGGCACGGCTTTTGAATTTGATGCCAACGCCACCATCGCAAAGAATTTGGGCACTCCTGTCATGATAGTTACCTCCGGTGCTGGAAAAACTGTGCAACAGATTACCAATGCGGTAAATGTCACCATCAATAATTTTCTGGAAAGAAAAGTAAAGGTTCTTGGCGTGGTGGTCAATAAAGTGGAAGCGGACGAGCTGGAAGTGGTAAAATCACAATTAAAAGCCCATCTTAAAAAAGACATTTTGGTCACTGTCATTCCGAATATCATTGAACTGAAAAGCCCAAGCATGAAAGAAGTGAAAGAATTACTGAATGCCGAAGTGCTGTTTGGCAAAGAATATCTTTCCAACAGGGCAGATCATTTCATTTTCGGTGCCATGCAGATTGGCAACTTCCTCAATCATATCAAGCAAAATGTCCTGATAGTGACACCAGGGGACAGGGCAGACATTATCATGGCTTCACTCCAGGCCAATCTTTCCAAAAATTACCCCAAGATTTCAGGCATCGTCCTGACAGGAGGCTTTGAAATTGCCGATTCCGTGCTCCGTCTAATGGAAGGCTCCAATATTTCAGTCCCTATCCTAAGGGTCGAGGAACCTTCTTTTTATGCCGCCACGAAAGTCGCCGGTATTCATTCCAAGATTACGCCTGACAATCCTGACAAAATCCATGTTGCCATCAATACCTTTCGAAAATTCATGGACATGGAAGCTTTGGAGAAAGAAATTGCCGCCTTCAGACCTGTTGGCATGACCCCCAGGATGTTCCAGTACCAATTGGTCAGTTGGGCAAAAAGTAAGAAAAAGCACATCGTACTTCCAGAAGGTAAAGATGAAAGAATCTTAAAAGCAGCTGACCGATTGGTCAGGCAGGGAATTGTAAATATTACCTTGTTGGGAGATGTCAATGAAATTTCGGAAAGCATAGCCAGACTGGGACTTTGCATCAATCAGGAGAACTGTCAGATTATCAACCCTCAGGAATCTTTCTATTATGATGATTACGTCAATACCTTGTATGAATTAAGGAAAGGGAAAAATATGCCCCTGGAGGTGGCGAGGGATTTAATGACCGATGTGGCTTATTACGGCACCATGATGGTGTACAAAGGCCATGCAGATGGAATGGTTTCAGGTGCCATCCATACCACAGCACATACCATACGTCCTGCTTTACAGTTTATCAAAACAAAACCTGGCATATCCCTCGTTTCCTCTGTTTTCTTCATGTGTCTACCTGACAGGGTAACCATTTTTGGAGACTGCGCCATCAATATCAACCCTACTGCTGAGGAACTCGCGGAGATTGCTATTTCCTCTGCAGATACCAGTACTAAATTTGGCATTGAACCCAGAGTGGCCATGTTGTCCTATTCATCGGGAGATTCAGGGACCGGGGAAGATGTGGAAAAAGTAAGAAAAGCGACCGAAATCGTTAAATCCAGAAGGCCTGACATCAAGGTGGAGGGACCAATTCAATATGATGCAGCAGTAGATCCAGATACCGGAAAACAAAAAATGCCCGGATCTGAAGTAGCAGGCAATGCTTCCGTCCTAATTTTCCCTGATCTCAATACCGGTAATAATACCTATAAAGCTGTGCAAAGGGAAACGGGCGCCATCGCCATCGGGCCTATCCTTCAAGGGCTCAACAAGCCGGTCAATGACCTCAGCAGAGGCTGTACAGTGGACGATATTTTCAATACGGTTGTCATTACGGCGATACAGGCTCAAGAGGACTGA
- a CDS encoding YihY/virulence factor BrkB family protein has translation MKKRIRLLSIKFTRKAKLLRKFHLGNPDQNLYDVGRIFLEQLRKDDLNERAGAMAFSFTVAMFPLLLFLLNMIPYIGYFFPNVTTQNILLFIGDLIPASIYQEAESTIMDIVSKPRQSLLSIGFFLALFLSTNGVVSMMNAFNAVYRTKENRSFLTTRLIAVSIVMVLVLAICGAVVVMILGSSILYNISEWKIVSSNLYYYLLTIFRFIVLLGLFTLATAYIFRFAPAVHDKWKFFSAGSITAGFLINFSFYLFTFYLNNFGTYNKLYGSIGAMIAVMLWLFITSLIILICFEINVSLDKAAERRVVSAKLANNLT, from the coding sequence GTGAAAAAAAGGATACGTTTATTATCTATTAAGTTTACCCGTAAAGCAAAGCTCCTTAGGAAATTCCATTTGGGAAATCCTGACCAAAACCTGTATGATGTTGGTAGAATATTCCTTGAGCAGCTTAGAAAAGATGACCTCAATGAAAGGGCCGGTGCTATGGCTTTTAGCTTTACGGTTGCCATGTTCCCCTTGCTGCTTTTTCTACTCAACATGATCCCTTACATCGGTTATTTCTTTCCCAATGTAACCACTCAAAATATCCTTTTATTCATCGGAGACCTGATTCCCGCAAGTATCTACCAGGAAGCTGAATCGACCATCATGGATATAGTTAGTAAACCGAGGCAAAGTTTGCTTTCTATCGGTTTTTTTCTGGCCCTATTCCTTTCAACCAACGGGGTTGTCTCCATGATGAATGCCTTTAATGCGGTGTACAGAACAAAAGAAAACCGTTCATTCTTGACCACAAGGCTAATTGCTGTCAGTATTGTGATGGTCTTGGTCCTGGCGATCTGCGGTGCGGTAGTGGTGATGATCCTTGGGAGCAGTATCCTATACAATATCTCAGAGTGGAAAATTGTATCCAGCAACCTTTACTATTACTTATTGACCATTTTCAGGTTTATTGTGTTATTGGGACTTTTTACCCTGGCGACCGCATATATTTTCCGCTTTGCCCCAGCCGTCCATGACAAATGGAAGTTCTTCTCAGCAGGCTCAATCACAGCAGGTTTTCTGATCAACTTCAGTTTTTATTTGTTCACCTTCTATTTGAATAATTTTGGAACCTACAACAAACTTTATGGGTCAATTGGAGCCATGATCGCCGTGATGCTATGGCTTTTTATCACTTCCCTGATCATTTTGATCTGCTTTGAAATTAATGTCAGTTTGGATAAGGCAGCCGAAAGACGGGTAGTTTCTGCTAAACTTGCAAATAATTTAACATGA
- a CDS encoding acyl-CoA thioesterase, which produces MFQAETQVRVRYAETDQMAYVYYGNYAMYFEVARVEALRSAGFSYRQMEEEGIMMPVLELHTQFLKPGKYDELLTIKTRIPEMPGIRIKFEYEVFNEEKELITKGWTTLTFLKKDSHKPCRPPQYLLDLLQPYFE; this is translated from the coding sequence ATGTTCCAGGCAGAGACCCAAGTAAGAGTTAGATATGCGGAAACAGACCAGATGGCCTATGTTTATTATGGGAATTATGCCATGTATTTTGAGGTGGCAAGGGTAGAAGCCCTTCGCTCGGCAGGGTTTTCCTACAGGCAAATGGAGGAGGAGGGCATCATGATGCCTGTTCTGGAACTCCACACCCAATTCCTGAAACCTGGAAAATATGACGAGCTTTTGACCATCAAAACCAGGATTCCGGAAATGCCTGGGATCAGGATAAAATTTGAATATGAGGTTTTTAATGAGGAAAAAGAACTCATTACAAAAGGATGGACCACTTTGACCTTTTTGAAAAAAGACAGCCACAAACCCTGTAGACCTCCACAATATTTGTTAGATTTATTGCAGCCTTATTTTGAATAA
- the mltG gene encoding endolytic transglycosylase MltG → MFEDKKTKIYLIAIITFSVMLTSLSFYFYQAFFSPNALVDKEEPYLLKIPSNATFKQVSDSLYNNGVINDIITFSFVAKVMDYQESVKPGLFTIPPRTNNLNLIRILRGSQTPVKVTFNNIRTKEDLAERLTKNLEMEPEQFLDLLNDSVYISKFGFTKETVMSMFIPNTYELWWNTSPENLFDRMYREYDKFWTEERKQKARKIGLSPIEVSTLASIVQAETQKADERPRVAGVYMNRLRINMPLQADPTLVFAAGDFSIRRVLNTHKEIDSPYNTYKYTGLPPGPINLPEISALDAVLNYENHDYLYFCAKDDFSGYHAFAKNFNDHLINARKYQVALNKANIY, encoded by the coding sequence ATGTTTGAAGATAAAAAAACAAAAATATACCTCATTGCCATCATCACCTTCTCAGTGATGTTGACTTCTCTGTCTTTCTATTTTTACCAGGCCTTTTTTAGCCCCAATGCCCTGGTAGATAAAGAAGAACCCTATTTATTAAAGATCCCAAGCAACGCCACATTTAAACAGGTTTCTGACAGCTTGTACAACAATGGAGTCATCAATGACATCATCACTTTCAGTTTTGTGGCCAAAGTGATGGATTATCAGGAATCGGTCAAACCAGGTTTATTCACTATCCCTCCCCGAACAAATAACCTCAATTTAATCCGGATTCTCCGTGGAAGCCAAACTCCTGTCAAGGTTACTTTCAATAATATAAGGACAAAAGAAGACCTGGCAGAAAGGTTGACCAAAAACCTTGAAATGGAACCTGAACAGTTTCTGGACCTTTTGAATGATTCCGTGTACATCTCAAAGTTTGGTTTTACTAAAGAAACGGTGATGTCCATGTTCATCCCAAATACTTATGAACTTTGGTGGAATACCAGCCCGGAAAATCTCTTTGACAGGATGTACAGAGAATATGACAAGTTTTGGACAGAAGAAAGGAAGCAAAAAGCCAGAAAGATTGGACTTAGTCCAATAGAAGTATCCACCTTGGCTTCTATTGTTCAAGCAGAAACCCAAAAAGCCGATGAAAGGCCCAGAGTGGCTGGAGTTTACATGAACAGATTAAGAATTAATATGCCCCTTCAGGCTGACCCTACGCTGGTGTTTGCTGCCGGAGACTTTTCTATAAGGAGGGTGTTAAATACCCATAAAGAAATTGATAGCCCGTACAATACCTACAAATACACCGGACTTCCTCCTGGGCCTATCAACCTTCCGGAAATTTCAGCTTTGGATGCCGTGCTAAATTATGAAAACCACGATTACCTCTATTTTTGCGCCAAGGATGATTTCTCAGGCTATCATGCTTTCGCGAAAAATTTCAACGATCACCTGATCAACGCAAGGAAATACCAAGTGGCATTAAACAAAGCAAATATTTACTGA
- a CDS encoding (deoxy)nucleoside triphosphate pyrophosphohydrolase — protein sequence MPSSIQVTCALILQDQKVLCAQRSGNMALPWKWEFPGGKIEKGETPEQCLLREIKEELNLDIEIVMAFPVNKHDYGNGKVVELIPFLAKLRGGDLILKEHTQILWKGVEELRSLDWAEADIPIVEGFVTWFLDRFQA from the coding sequence ATGCCCTCATCTATCCAGGTAACATGCGCCCTTATCCTTCAGGATCAAAAAGTTTTATGTGCTCAAAGAAGTGGAAATATGGCTCTTCCCTGGAAGTGGGAATTTCCCGGAGGCAAGATTGAAAAAGGAGAGACCCCAGAGCAATGTTTATTGAGAGAAATTAAGGAAGAACTCAACTTGGATATTGAAATTGTAATGGCTTTTCCAGTCAATAAGCATGATTATGGCAATGGAAAAGTTGTCGAACTTATTCCATTTTTAGCCAAACTTCGGGGAGGTGATCTGATTTTGAAAGAACATACACAAATACTTTGGAAAGGAGTAGAGGAGTTACGAAGCCTGGATTGGGCAGAGGCCGATATTCCAATTGTGGAAGGTTTTGTTACGTGGTTTTTGGATAGATTCCAAGCTTAA
- a CDS encoding L-threonylcarbamoyladenylate synthase, which yields MAAEFIKLHAENPEMRKIQKIVDILRDGGVIIYPTDTVYGMGCDIHNQRAVERIAQIKGIKPKKHNFSFICYDLSNISEYTRALSTPVFKVMKKALPGPYTFILEANNSVPKILNSNKKTVGIRVPDHSIPRLLVKELGSPILTTSIHDEDDVIEYSTDPELIYEKYKDLVDVVIDGGYGNNVASTILDCTGDEIEVVREGLGPVDEIL from the coding sequence ATGGCTGCTGAATTCATTAAACTACATGCTGAAAATCCGGAGATGAGAAAAATCCAAAAAATCGTGGATATTCTCAGGGATGGGGGTGTAATCATTTATCCCACGGATACAGTATATGGTATGGGTTGTGACATCCACAACCAAAGGGCAGTAGAAAGAATTGCTCAGATCAAAGGTATTAAGCCCAAAAAGCACAATTTTTCCTTTATTTGTTACGATCTGAGCAATATTTCGGAATATACTAGGGCCTTGAGTACCCCTGTCTTTAAGGTGATGAAAAAGGCGCTGCCTGGTCCATATACTTTTATTTTAGAGGCGAACAATTCAGTTCCCAAAATTCTTAACAGCAACAAAAAGACGGTGGGTATCCGAGTTCCTGACCATTCGATCCCAAGGCTCTTGGTTAAGGAGTTGGGATCTCCCATCCTGACCACTTCCATACATGATGAGGATGATGTCATCGAATACAGCACGGATCCTGAGTTGATTTATGAAAAGTACAAAGACCTGGTAGATGTGGTCATTGATGGAGGATATGGCAATAATGTGGCTTCCACAATTTTGGATTGTACTGGAGATGAAATCGAAGTAGTCAGAGAGGGATTGGGGCCTGTGGATGAAATTCTGTAG
- a CDS encoding WbqC family protein has protein sequence MVALTELFYLPSLEYFTAVLGSEEIILDDTEKYHKQTYRNRTSIMLANKVEVLSIPVLGGNKRLPYKEVKIDYGQKWKNVHLRGIQSGYGKAPFFEYFYPYFENIYQKNLTYLFDLNLELLTVCLKLLQLDVKLSVMGNIGEKAVGNDIRGLLNAKKGFETRSFYQSEAYSQLFGVNFVPNLSVVDLLFCEGPASKKVLQASQKK, from the coding sequence ATGGTTGCATTGACTGAATTATTTTACCTTCCTTCACTGGAATATTTCACGGCGGTATTGGGGAGTGAAGAGATTATTTTGGACGATACGGAGAAGTATCACAAGCAAACTTACAGGAACAGGACTTCAATTATGCTGGCGAATAAGGTGGAGGTTTTGTCTATTCCTGTATTAGGAGGCAACAAGAGGCTTCCTTACAAGGAAGTTAAAATTGATTATGGTCAAAAGTGGAAAAACGTTCATTTGAGAGGAATTCAGTCGGGGTATGGAAAAGCGCCATTTTTTGAGTATTTTTATCCGTATTTTGAAAATATTTATCAAAAGAACCTGACATATCTTTTTGACCTGAATTTAGAATTACTGACAGTTTGTCTTAAACTCCTGCAACTGGATGTCAAACTTTCCGTAATGGGAAATATAGGTGAAAAAGCCGTTGGGAATGATATTAGAGGCCTTTTAAATGCCAAAAAGGGATTTGAGACCAGATCATTCTACCAATCTGAGGCATATTCTCAATTATTTGGCGTAAACTTTGTCCCTAACCTAAGTGTTGTTGATCTGCTTTTTTGTGAAGGTCCGGCGTCAAAAAAAGTACTACAGGCTTCTCAAAAAAAATGA